The following proteins are encoded in a genomic region of Arachis stenosperma cultivar V10309 chromosome 4, arast.V10309.gnm1.PFL2, whole genome shotgun sequence:
- the LOC130977042 gene encoding kinesin-like protein KIN-13A codes for MQQSNAAAAALYDGGGGPLHGAGNAATDAGDAVMARWLQSAGLQHLASPVASTGIDHRLVPNLLMQGYGAQSAEEKQRLFKLMRNLNFNGESGSEPYTPTAQILGGVPLSDGPYSPDFRGDFGAGLLDLHAMDDTELLSEEVIAESFEPSPLLPADTRAFQDDFNPVNSKQEQGEADFDASISLPMNELDNSTRENNVAKIKVVVRKRPLNKKELAKKEDDVVSVSDYAYLTVHEPKLKVDLTAYVEKHDFCFDAVFDENVTNDDVYRDTVQPIIPTIFERTKATCFAYGQTGSGKTYTMQPLPLRAAEDLVRQLHQPFYQNQKFKLWLSYFEIYGGKLFDLLGDRKKLLMREDGRQQVCIVGLQEFEVSDVQIVREFIEKGNAARSTGSTGANEESSRSHAILQLAIKKHKEVKESKRNNDKNEERNGKLVGKISFIDLAGSERGADTTDNDRQTRIEGAEINKSLLALKECIRALDNDQIHIPFRGSKLTEVLRDSFVGNSKTVMISCISPGAGSCEHTLNTLRYADRVKSLSKSGNPRKDQPPNPAPQANKEVSSTSTSSLPAGAGSENFYDQCQVKPMDIGRKFIEKESSLYISAADVDKQLLVNEREEKGLGSASMDKERFEVKNSCNGSTSQSMNSYSQNDTDERMKKVSSPYRRRPNDTERPANCMKRDSNGSDMFTTNSYQQSIGNYNSIATGSRLYEAESSPNNNISEILEEEEALIAAHRKEIEDTMEIVREEMKLLAEVDKPGSLIDNYVTQLSYVLSRKAASLVGLQARLARFQHRLKEQEILSRKRLPRQ; via the exons ATGCAGCAGAGCAATGCTGCAGCCGCCGCTCTTTATGACGGCGGCGGTGGCCCTCTGCACGGCGCGGGGAATGCAGCCACTGATGCCGGCGATGCGGTCATGGCGCGGTGGCTGCAATCTGCCGGGTTGCAGCATCTGGCCTCTCCCGTGGCTTCCACTGGCATCGATCATCGCCTCGTTCCGAACCTTCTCATGCAG GGTTACGGAGCGCAGTCTGCTGAAGAGAAGCAGAGGCTCTTTAAGTTAATGAGAAACCTCAATTTTAACGGGGAATCTGGTTCAGAGCCATATACACCCACTGCCCAAATTTTAGGTGGAGTACCTTTGTCAGATGGGCCTTACTCTCCTGACTTCAGGGGGGATTTTGGAGCTGGCCTTTTGGATCTTCATGCTATGGATGATACAGAGCTTTTGTCTGAG GAAGTTATAGCAGAATCTTTTGAGCCATCACCATTATTGCCTGCAGATACTAGAGCGTTTCAAGATGATTTCAATCCAGTTAACAGCAAACAGGAACAAGGAGAAGCAGATTTTGACGCATCAATTTCTTTGCCTATGAATGAATTAGATAATAGTACAAGGGAAAATAATGTTGCAAAGATTAAAGTTGTG GTGCGCAAAAGACCTTTAAACAAGAAGGAGCTTGCCAAGAAGGAGGATGATGTTGTATCTGTATCTGATTATGCATATTTGACGGTTCATGAACCCAAACTAAAG GTTGATTTGACAGCTTACGTGGAGAAACACGATTTTTGTTTTGATGCTGTTTTTGATGAGAATGTTACCAATGATGAC GTATATCGAGATACAGTACAACCAATTATTCCTACAATTTTTGAGCGAACCAAAGCTACCTGTTTTGCTTATGGTCAAACAG GAAGTGGCAAAACGTACACAATGCAGCCATTACCACTCAGAGCTGCCGAAGACCTTGTTCGGCAGCTGCATCAGCCATTTTACCAAAATCAGAAATTCAAACTGTGGCTTAGTTACTTTGAGATATATGGTGGAAAACTTTTTGATCTTCTTGGTGACCGAAA GAAACTTTTAATGAGGGAGGATGGAAGGCAGCAAGTTTGCATTGTAGGACTGCAAGAATTTGAAGTTTCTGATGTACAAATTGTCAGAGAATTCATTGAGAAAGGGAATGCTGCAAGAAGTACAGGATCCACTGGTGCTAATGAGGAGTCCTCTAGGTCACATGCTATCTTACAACTGGCTATAAAGAAGCACAAGGAGGTGAAAGAGAGCAAGCGGAACAACGAtaagaatgaagaaagaaatGGGAAGCTTGTGGGGAAGATTTCTTTCATCGATCTTGCTGGAAGTGAAAGAGGTGCTGACACTACTGACAATGATCGTCAGACACG AATCGAAGGAGCAGAAATCAATAAAAGCCTTTTGGCTTTGAAAGAATGCATTCGTGCTCTTGACAATGATCAGATCCACATTCCATTTCGAGGAAGTAAACTTACTGAGGTGCTTCGGGATTCCTTTGTGGGCAACTCAAAGACTGTTATGATCTCCTGTATATCCCCAGGTGCGGGATCTTGCGAACACACGCTTAACACCTTAAGATATGCAGATAG GGTTAAAAGTCTATCAAAAAGTGGAAATCCCAGAAAAGACCAGCCCCCAAATCCAGCACCACAGGCTAATAAGGAGGTTTCATCTACATCTACATCATCCCTTCCAGCTGGTGCTGGTTCGGAAAATTTTTATGATCAATGTCAAGTGAAACCAATGGATATTGGCAGGAAATTTATTGAAAAGGAAAGTTCTTTGTACATCTCTGCCGCTGATGTTGACAAACAGCTCCTTGTCAATGAACGAGAGGAAAAAGGCTTAGGTTCTGCTTCAATGGACAAGGAGAGGTTTGAAGTGAAGAACTCGTGCAATGGTTCTACCAGTCAAAGTATGAACTCTTATTCACAAAATGATACTGATGAGAGAATGAAAAAGGTTTCCTCGCCATATAGAAGAAGGCCTAATGATACTGAAAGGCCTGCAAACTGCATGAAAAGGGATTCCAATGGTTCTGACATGTTCACCACTAACTCCTACCAGCAGAGCATAGGGAACTATAACTCAATTGCCACTGGATCCAGGCTCTATGAAGCAGAATCCTCTCCTAATAATAATATCAGTGAGATACTTGAG GAGGAAGAAGCACTAATTGCTGCTCATAGAAAAGAAATTGAGGACACTATGGAAATTGTTCGTGAA GAAATGAAACTATTGGCAGAAGTGGATAAGCCAGGAAGCCTTATTGACAACTATGTAACCCAACTGAGCTATGTGCTTTCTCGAAAAGCAGCTAGCCTTGTGGGGCTTCAAGCTCGCCTTGCAAGATTCCAACATCGACTGAAAGAACAGGAGATACTAAGTAGAAAAAGACTTCCTCGTCAATAG